A portion of the Stigmatella aurantiaca DW4/3-1 genome contains these proteins:
- the mtsC gene encoding cell-cell cohesion MYXO-CTERM protein MtsC codes for MTFNRIASVLTLGTFFFLAPGARAQTNSVDNPECLGSRCGKPQEEGGGGGCGGGCSVWVAYTDDGVTLSYTDDADGDGKADDRDNCPFSSNREQTDSDGDGVGDACDNCSGLANFQQRDADGDGQGDDCDADADGDGVANAQDNCPLVPNKDQKDQDQDTGRTDLDPANRGGDVCDRDDDNDGHADGEDNCPLVANADQKMPADATQCRVDTDGDNISDNGDNCPGLANPNQKDTDRDGQGDACDADIDDDGVLNKGPDGALLDNCPEHANRDQADDDGDSVGDVCDTRYCVVVDKSNPDDCLDPRGPFTVSGGGQLSLKKGEVVRLPLFANRNGASIEYTWTVKERPSGSKAVIDNPTGAVTNSRHWQYAYVDGHRPSFTADKDGAYDIQVQARLAFADRAYPDQRTSISSLKLTVGNGTASSCAALPGSAGGMALGAAVLGLLLRRRRREE; via the coding sequence ATGACATTCAACCGCATTGCTTCGGTCCTGACCCTCGGGACCTTCTTCTTCCTGGCCCCCGGTGCGCGGGCCCAGACGAACTCCGTGGACAACCCGGAGTGTCTTGGCAGCCGGTGTGGCAAACCCCAGGAGGAGGGCGGTGGCGGTGGCTGTGGCGGCGGCTGCTCGGTGTGGGTGGCCTACACGGACGATGGCGTGACGCTGTCCTATACGGACGACGCCGATGGGGACGGCAAGGCGGATGACCGCGACAACTGCCCCTTCTCCTCCAACCGCGAGCAGACGGACTCGGACGGCGATGGCGTGGGCGATGCGTGCGACAACTGCTCGGGGCTCGCCAACTTCCAGCAGCGCGACGCGGACGGCGATGGCCAGGGCGACGACTGTGACGCCGATGCGGACGGGGACGGCGTGGCCAACGCGCAGGACAACTGCCCGTTGGTGCCCAACAAGGACCAGAAAGACCAGGACCAGGACACGGGCCGCACGGACCTGGATCCGGCGAACCGGGGCGGGGACGTGTGCGACCGGGACGACGACAACGACGGCCACGCCGATGGCGAGGACAACTGCCCCCTCGTCGCCAACGCGGACCAGAAGATGCCCGCGGACGCCACCCAGTGCCGCGTGGACACGGACGGGGACAACATCTCCGACAACGGTGACAACTGCCCGGGCTTGGCCAACCCGAACCAGAAGGACACGGACCGGGATGGCCAGGGCGACGCGTGCGACGCGGACATCGACGATGACGGCGTGCTGAACAAGGGCCCGGATGGCGCGCTCCTGGACAACTGCCCGGAGCATGCCAACCGCGATCAGGCGGACGACGATGGCGACAGCGTGGGGGATGTGTGTGACACGCGCTACTGCGTCGTGGTGGACAAGAGCAACCCGGACGACTGCCTGGATCCGCGGGGCCCCTTCACCGTTTCGGGTGGCGGTCAGCTCAGCCTGAAGAAGGGCGAGGTCGTGCGGCTGCCCCTGTTCGCCAACCGCAACGGGGCCTCCATCGAGTACACGTGGACGGTGAAGGAGCGCCCCTCGGGCTCCAAGGCCGTCATCGACAACCCGACGGGCGCGGTGACCAACAGCCGTCACTGGCAGTACGCCTATGTCGATGGCCACCGCCCGTCCTTCACCGCGGACAAGGACGGAGCGTATGACATCCAGGTGCAGGCCCGGCTGGCCTTCGCGGACCGGGCCTACCCGGACCAGCGCACCTCCATCTCCAGCCTCAAGCTGACGGTGGGCAACGGCACCGCCAGCAGCTGCGCGGCGCTGCCGGGCTCCGCCGGGGGCATGGCGCTGGGCGCCGCGGTGCTCGGCCTCTTGCTGCGCCGCCGCCGCCGCGAAGAGTAG
- the mtsD gene encoding cell-cell cohesion protein MtsD, with product MHPHPRMLMAAGLLASLLASCTDTLVEPLVQEQSLLDDRLTLAGRVCTAPSNPSGFPVKVVLVIDQSGSMCVSDPPGSQGVDGFCEQVDDILLPPGVLEPARVRALKRLVNQFRQQPNVQISIVPFETNVKNVWPPATTGNRFARPDASLDTYIRGLQNQLGKGTDYQGAVGYAYSLIASDINAVSASNPEVLPRTRYVVVFLTDGTPYPRCSANDNLSAYATPDSPDLTWADSSSAGDFCNLLDPDSPDSIEEFQPGTDRNQNYQLFSYVRRLMELKDQYNVGDIRMHTVLLFNQQAVRLCGPICQDIYGTYPGVTPAEYPQAAKKVAAWLLARLAEIGNGVYQEFNDTGEINNMGLGALDYSSFASRNVLKTLMVRSLSAIPGESGRELDTDGDGVGDLLDNTFTLQTNAYVPDSDGDCLDDGFETRRQDQGFKPGNDLDARGCDPNSPLTRGCACRDTDGDGLSQFAEAYLRTRDGIVDSDGDGVPDGIESRYGLDPLTANVSGLDTDGDGIPDSDELRAESDPTRRDRAFYERYGYQYGVKIAERRANGSTCYDFTVSNLQLVTPPNRSGVQQGYNLFKVWFAEAPESGVATDYGVWRTACAWAQYAPPGLRVPLGASLALEDGNFRRPQDLDEMSEYMQRCVGDAPGAAP from the coding sequence ATGCACCCCCATCCTCGGATGCTGATGGCCGCGGGCCTTCTGGCCTCTCTCCTGGCCTCTTGTACCGACACCCTCGTCGAGCCGCTCGTCCAGGAGCAGTCCTTGCTGGACGACCGGCTCACGCTCGCGGGCCGCGTCTGCACGGCGCCCTCAAACCCCAGCGGGTTTCCGGTGAAGGTGGTGCTCGTCATCGACCAGTCCGGCAGCATGTGTGTGTCGGATCCGCCGGGCTCGCAGGGGGTGGATGGCTTCTGTGAGCAGGTGGATGACATTCTCCTGCCGCCGGGGGTCCTCGAGCCGGCGCGTGTCCGGGCGCTGAAGCGGCTGGTGAACCAGTTCCGCCAGCAGCCCAACGTGCAGATCTCCATCGTGCCGTTCGAGACCAACGTGAAGAACGTCTGGCCTCCGGCCACCACCGGCAACCGCTTCGCGCGGCCGGATGCCTCGCTGGACACCTACATCCGAGGCCTCCAGAACCAGCTCGGCAAGGGAACCGACTACCAGGGCGCGGTGGGCTACGCCTACAGCCTCATCGCCAGCGACATCAACGCCGTGTCGGCGAGCAACCCCGAAGTGCTTCCGCGTACCCGCTACGTGGTGGTGTTCCTCACGGACGGCACGCCGTACCCGCGCTGCTCGGCCAATGACAACCTCTCCGCGTATGCCACGCCCGACTCGCCGGACCTGACGTGGGCGGACTCCTCGAGCGCGGGGGACTTCTGCAACTTGCTGGATCCGGACTCGCCGGACAGCATCGAGGAGTTCCAGCCCGGCACGGACCGCAACCAGAACTACCAGCTCTTCAGCTACGTGCGGCGGCTGATGGAGCTGAAGGACCAGTACAACGTGGGCGACATCCGCATGCACACCGTGCTGCTCTTCAACCAGCAGGCGGTGAGGCTCTGCGGCCCCATCTGCCAGGACATCTACGGCACGTACCCCGGGGTGACTCCCGCGGAGTACCCCCAGGCCGCGAAGAAGGTGGCCGCATGGCTGCTGGCGCGCCTCGCGGAGATCGGCAACGGCGTGTACCAGGAGTTCAATGACACGGGGGAGATCAACAACATGGGCCTGGGGGCGCTGGACTACTCGTCCTTCGCGTCCCGCAACGTGCTCAAGACGTTGATGGTGAGATCCCTCAGCGCCATCCCCGGCGAATCGGGGCGCGAGCTGGACACGGACGGTGACGGGGTGGGGGACCTGCTGGACAACACCTTCACGTTGCAGACCAATGCCTACGTGCCGGACAGCGATGGGGATTGCCTGGACGATGGCTTCGAGACGCGCCGGCAGGACCAAGGCTTCAAGCCCGGCAATGATCTGGATGCGAGAGGGTGCGATCCCAACTCTCCGCTGACGCGAGGCTGTGCCTGCCGCGACACGGATGGAGATGGCCTGTCCCAGTTCGCCGAGGCCTACCTGCGCACGCGCGATGGCATCGTGGACAGCGACGGGGACGGGGTGCCCGACGGCATCGAGTCGCGCTATGGCCTGGATCCGCTCACCGCGAACGTGTCCGGCCTCGACACGGACGGAGATGGCATTCCGGACAGCGATGAGCTGCGCGCGGAGTCGGACCCGACGCGCCGGGACCGGGCCTTCTACGAGCGCTACGGCTACCAGTACGGGGTGAAGATCGCCGAGCGGCGCGCCAACGGCAGCACCTGCTACGACTTCACCGTGTCCAACTTGCAACTGGTGACCCCGCCGAACCGCTCGGGGGTTCAGCAGGGCTACAACCTCTTCAAGGTGTGGTTCGCCGAGGCCCCGGAGAGCGGTGTGGCCACGGACTATGGGGTGTGGCGCACGGCTTGTGCCTGGGCGCAGTATGCGCCGCCGGGCCTGCGCGTGCCGCTGGGGGCCTCGCTGGCCCTGGAGGACGGGAACTTCCGCAGGCCGCAGGATCTCGACGAGATGAGTGAATACATGCAGCGGTGCGTGGGAGACGCGCCCGGGGCGGCACCGTGA
- a CDS encoding AAA-like domain-containing protein — protein MANQQGAVPSVPGDDLASLRSACVKVTCEDGTVGTGYLIAPDKAVTCEHVVRRVKKDGHVSLSFFDGSVHAASVERVDASMDVALLRLPPDAPSVPPLRLVGDVERHQPFELVGFPQLMGGQHLLLSGRVHDPVGRDNRGASAIVLYSDMVAAGPGALMHGYSGSPVIVNGAVAGHLRRVLIDSAADRASAEMGLVFATPGREVLRFLLADAPPAAAPGPAQPPGAAYQPEWYIPRPDCERRALAHLEGPGSPAVLYGPRQCGKSWVLRRVANAWRQKWPQGAVAHINLLEFAGLASLEDLTNQLAYTLVDELGGQESWFGTYEVGKGRASPMIRLGTMVKRHALGGDQPTLLAIDATDAILGRPYASDFFGGLRAWMQKASTPPWNQLRLLMAISTTPSRMIDNPQQSPFNIAEPVALPPFSVEDITQLAQRHGLQASPKELEGLHTLTGGHPYLVRRVLFDATMAVGGTRSLALEPQSEVFGAHLDSLRHFVERESLTELLGAVLREPTTAVPPDQEDLLKKAWLVRRTASNRLEPTCTLHREYFTRVLARVAPR, from the coding sequence ATGGCGAACCAGCAGGGTGCTGTCCCCTCAGTGCCGGGAGATGACCTCGCGTCCCTCCGCTCGGCCTGCGTGAAGGTCACCTGTGAAGACGGCACCGTGGGGACGGGCTACCTCATCGCGCCGGACAAGGCCGTCACCTGCGAGCACGTCGTCCGGCGGGTGAAGAAAGACGGCCACGTCTCCCTCTCTTTCTTCGACGGTTCGGTCCACGCGGCCTCCGTGGAACGCGTGGATGCCAGCATGGATGTGGCCCTGCTGAGACTCCCCCCGGACGCGCCGTCCGTACCCCCCTTGCGATTGGTGGGAGACGTCGAGCGCCACCAGCCCTTCGAGCTGGTGGGGTTTCCCCAGCTGATGGGGGGCCAGCACTTGCTGCTGAGCGGCCGCGTCCATGATCCCGTGGGGCGGGACAACCGCGGCGCCTCCGCCATCGTCCTGTACTCCGACATGGTGGCCGCCGGCCCCGGGGCGTTGATGCATGGGTATTCGGGCAGCCCCGTCATCGTGAACGGCGCGGTGGCCGGCCACCTGAGGCGGGTGCTCATCGACAGCGCCGCCGATCGCGCCTCGGCGGAGATGGGGCTGGTGTTCGCCACCCCCGGACGTGAGGTGCTGCGCTTCCTGCTCGCGGATGCGCCGCCCGCTGCCGCCCCCGGTCCGGCCCAGCCTCCCGGCGCGGCCTACCAACCGGAGTGGTACATCCCCCGGCCTGATTGTGAGCGGCGCGCCCTGGCCCACCTGGAGGGCCCCGGCTCCCCCGCCGTCCTCTACGGCCCCCGGCAATGCGGCAAGAGCTGGGTGCTCAGGCGCGTGGCGAACGCGTGGCGGCAGAAGTGGCCCCAAGGCGCTGTGGCCCACATCAACCTCCTGGAGTTCGCCGGGCTCGCTTCCCTGGAGGATCTGACCAACCAGCTTGCGTACACGCTCGTGGACGAACTGGGGGGACAGGAGTCCTGGTTCGGCACCTATGAGGTTGGCAAGGGCCGGGCCAGCCCGATGATCCGGCTCGGAACGATGGTGAAACGCCATGCGCTCGGCGGTGACCAACCCACGCTGCTGGCCATCGACGCCACCGACGCCATCTTGGGGCGCCCCTATGCCAGCGATTTCTTCGGAGGCCTGCGCGCGTGGATGCAGAAGGCGTCCACGCCCCCGTGGAACCAACTGCGCCTGCTGATGGCCATCTCGACCACCCCCTCGCGGATGATCGACAACCCCCAGCAGTCCCCCTTCAACATCGCGGAGCCAGTCGCCCTGCCGCCCTTCTCAGTCGAGGACATCACCCAACTGGCGCAGCGGCATGGGCTCCAAGCGAGCCCCAAGGAACTGGAGGGGCTTCACACGCTGACCGGAGGACACCCCTACCTCGTCCGGCGGGTGCTGTTCGATGCGACGATGGCGGTGGGCGGCACCCGGTCGCTGGCGCTGGAGCCCCAATCGGAGGTCTTCGGCGCCCACCTCGACTCCCTGCGGCACTTCGTGGAGCGGGAATCCCTCACGGAGCTGCTCGGGGCGGTGCTGCGGGAGCCGACCACGGCGGTGCCCCCCGACCAGGAGGACCTCCTGAAGAAGGCCTGGCTGGTCCGCCGGACCGCGTCGAACAGGCTGGAGCCCACCTGCACCCTGCACCGGGAGTACTTCACACGGGTGCTCGCCCGGGTGGCGCCCCGGTGA
- a CDS encoding thrombospondin type 3 repeat-containing protein, translated as MRTFSTWVRLLTPLLLLTCSDAGLYALDGRGPSGKDRADFTGETCIPLASGDAFPVKIVFAVQGGQGVPSEVVGYITDALNTVSSRFSGSFARFALVGFHTVATGFQGSFADAATFQAALPRYASYQETGPVSLRAPLRLAKSLLSGDMQTACRGEVARTRYIVVLVAASEDLSCQNPAFNVGIDSRCAQLKPNNEACNQCELTAVTGELKALARQFGAGEVVVQPLYVRPGAADPATRDQIAAIANAGGTEAIETEPVALRDVIGTLNYASLQTSLVLKRFLAFNRNVQVQAGEVLTDSDGDGVADRDEQALGLDPTNPDSDGDGLMDGIELRMGLQPQPGNVDIIPGCSVALDDDGDRLNTCEERVLGTDPCMGDSDGDGLPDLVEALSRTNPLVPEDLLDTDRDGIPNIQEVEARGDPLSADIAFHTERGYGYSLEPTAPTPDGRACYQVRAENITVVPTLERPHPFIPGRSIAAGTNDIYLYLQVGRDNDPRGAGIGALFIQSIGYSEKEGRTPVLIPPFTPDDFVLGN; from the coding sequence ATGCGCACCTTCTCGACGTGGGTCCGGCTGCTGACGCCGCTGCTGCTCCTCACCTGTTCCGACGCGGGGCTGTACGCCTTGGATGGGCGTGGGCCCAGCGGCAAGGACCGGGCGGACTTCACCGGGGAGACATGCATTCCGCTGGCGAGCGGGGATGCCTTCCCGGTGAAGATTGTCTTCGCGGTTCAGGGCGGGCAGGGCGTTCCCTCGGAGGTGGTGGGCTACATCACCGATGCGCTCAACACCGTCAGCAGCCGCTTCTCAGGCTCCTTCGCGCGGTTTGCCCTGGTGGGCTTCCACACCGTGGCCACCGGCTTCCAGGGCAGCTTCGCGGACGCGGCCACCTTCCAGGCCGCGCTGCCCCGCTATGCCAGCTACCAGGAGACGGGGCCGGTGAGCCTGCGCGCCCCGCTGCGGCTGGCCAAGAGCCTGCTGTCCGGGGACATGCAGACCGCCTGCCGCGGCGAGGTGGCCCGCACCCGCTACATCGTCGTCCTGGTGGCCGCCAGCGAGGACTTGAGCTGCCAGAACCCCGCCTTCAACGTGGGCATCGACTCGCGCTGCGCCCAGCTGAAGCCCAACAACGAGGCGTGCAACCAGTGCGAGCTGACGGCCGTCACCGGTGAGCTCAAGGCGCTGGCCCGGCAGTTTGGCGCGGGCGAGGTGGTGGTTCAGCCCCTCTACGTGCGCCCCGGGGCCGCGGACCCCGCCACCCGGGATCAGATCGCCGCCATCGCCAACGCGGGGGGCACCGAGGCCATCGAGACCGAGCCGGTGGCCCTGCGCGATGTGATTGGCACCCTCAACTACGCCTCGCTCCAGACGTCGCTCGTGCTCAAGCGCTTCCTGGCCTTCAACCGCAACGTCCAGGTGCAGGCCGGCGAGGTGCTCACCGACAGTGACGGGGACGGCGTGGCGGACCGGGACGAGCAGGCGCTGGGGTTGGACCCCACGAACCCGGACTCCGACGGGGACGGCCTCATGGATGGCATCGAACTGCGCATGGGCCTCCAGCCCCAGCCGGGCAACGTGGACATCATCCCCGGGTGCAGCGTCGCGCTGGATGACGATGGCGACCGGCTCAACACCTGCGAGGAGCGCGTGCTGGGCACCGACCCCTGCATGGGCGACAGCGACGGGGATGGACTGCCGGACCTGGTGGAGGCGCTCTCGCGCACCAACCCCCTTGTCCCCGAGGACTTGCTGGACACCGACCGCGACGGCATTCCCAACATCCAGGAGGTAGAGGCCCGGGGAGATCCGCTCAGCGCCGACATCGCCTTCCACACCGAGCGCGGTTATGGCTATTCGCTCGAGCCCACGGCGCCCACCCCGGATGGCCGGGCGTGCTACCAGGTGCGCGCCGAGAACATCACGGTGGTGCCCACCCTGGAGCGGCCCCACCCGTTCATCCCCGGTCGCTCCATCGCCGCGGGCACCAACGACATCTACCTCTACCTCCAGGTCGGCCGGGACAATGATCCCCGGGGCGCGGGAATCGGTGCCCTCTTCATCCAGTCCATCGGCTACTCCGAGAAGGAGGGCAGGACGCCCGTCCTCATTCCCCCCTTCACGCCAGACGACTTTGTCCTGGGGAACTGA
- a CDS encoding acyltransferase family protein: MSSAQRPSLRALTGVRFLAALHVVAFHYAPREGLPAWLDRLLSAGSHSVTLFFILSGFILAYSHLGAQEAPKVERRAFWAARFARVYPVYLLGLVLMAPPWIDGVRRALGGLSTGAFWELAKTGLAALTLTQAWGPGVACVWNCPGWSLSVEAFFYLLFPLLCLPLVHAKPRGLWRAAAATLGSTAVLVLLWLWVERWLATSPTPPWGPDTWLKVAAYNPLLRLPQFLLGIVLGRLFCLRVKDGQGAGPAAPAQTWVAAGASLVLFAAPVSGAALAFRDLALMPTFALLIWGLAYGGGSLAWLLGRSWAVRLGEASYGLYILHNPLYFYLRLADHRWGPGLAGSSPRRFFAVYVALSVLASMGVFLWLEEPARRWLRTRMIRRPAASPSASAA; encoded by the coding sequence ATGTCCTCTGCCCAGCGTCCCTCCCTGCGAGCCCTCACGGGAGTCCGCTTCCTGGCGGCCCTGCACGTGGTGGCCTTTCACTATGCCCCTCGGGAGGGGCTCCCGGCGTGGCTCGATCGCCTGCTGAGCGCGGGCTCGCACAGCGTCACGCTCTTCTTCATCCTGTCTGGGTTCATCCTGGCCTACAGCCACCTGGGGGCCCAGGAAGCGCCCAAGGTGGAGCGCCGCGCGTTCTGGGCGGCCCGCTTCGCCCGCGTGTATCCCGTCTACCTGCTCGGGCTGGTATTGATGGCCCCTCCGTGGATCGACGGCGTGCGACGCGCCCTGGGGGGCCTGTCCACAGGGGCGTTCTGGGAACTCGCGAAGACCGGCCTGGCGGCCCTCACCCTCACGCAAGCTTGGGGGCCCGGGGTGGCCTGTGTCTGGAATTGCCCAGGCTGGTCCCTGTCCGTTGAAGCCTTCTTCTACCTGCTCTTCCCCCTGCTCTGCCTGCCCTTGGTCCACGCCAAGCCCCGCGGCCTGTGGCGCGCCGCGGCCGCCACGCTGGGGAGCACGGCGGTCCTCGTCCTGCTGTGGCTCTGGGTGGAGCGGTGGCTCGCCACGAGCCCAACGCCTCCCTGGGGCCCAGACACATGGCTCAAGGTGGCGGCGTACAACCCCCTCCTCCGGCTGCCGCAGTTCCTCCTCGGCATCGTGCTGGGCCGACTCTTCTGCCTGCGCGTGAAGGACGGCCAAGGCGCGGGGCCCGCGGCCCCGGCCCAAACCTGGGTGGCGGCCGGGGCCAGCCTGGTCCTCTTCGCCGCGCCGGTGTCCGGGGCCGCGCTGGCCTTCAGGGACCTGGCGCTGATGCCCACCTTCGCGCTGCTCATCTGGGGCCTGGCCTATGGCGGGGGCTCGCTGGCCTGGCTGCTGGGACGCTCCTGGGCCGTGCGGCTGGGCGAGGCCAGCTACGGGCTCTACATCCTCCACAACCCCCTCTACTTCTACCTGCGGCTGGCGGACCACCGGTGGGGCCCGGGGCTCGCGGGTTCCTCCCCCCGGCGCTTCTTCGCCGTCTACGTGGCCCTCTCCGTCCTCGCCTCGATGGGGGTCTTCCTCTGGCTGGAGGAGCCTGCCCGGCGCTGGTTGCGCACCCGGATGATCCGGCGTCCGGCCGCCTCCCCTTCCGCGTCTGCCGCCTGA